The sequence below is a genomic window from Thermoflavifilum sp..
CCCAGCTGCCATCGGTTGAGCCATCATCCACGATAATGATTTCAATATGCGGATAGGTTTGATGCAAACAGGAATATATAGCCTCTGCAACATAGCTGGCCTTGTTATACACAGGAATTAAAATAGAAACCAGCGGATTATGCATAATAGTCAAAAATTAAATCTTCTTCAGATGGTGTAAGCAAATAATCACATTTATTAAGATCAGAATGAATTCCAAAATCTTCAACGTTTTCAATTCCAATAAAGTCTCCTTTTACTCCTTTAATTATCCTGCATATTTTATAGTTTAATCTTTTAATTAATTTCATTAGCGAAGCCTGCCTGTTTAGTCTATCGTAATTTTCAGGTGTATAAACTGGAAGTACCTCAATAAGAATAAAAGGTCTATCAGCGATTATTTTTTCTAAAAACTCACTTAACACCAAATATTCTGCTCCTTCAACATCTATTTTTAAAATAGAAATTTTTTGATCAATTTTGATAAAATCTGAAGAAAGAGAAACCACGTTTACAGTATTTACCACACTTCCTGTACGGAAATCTTTGATGATGCTTGCAGAAGAATCAGTTAATCTAAGAGAATA
It includes:
- a CDS encoding FkbM family methyltransferase, with the translated sequence MKKQFLIKILKKVGLIRFLNFELAMHGITYPIIGNLVEDTPKPDLWMFDLLSILIPKKDGCFVDVGANIGQTLIAVKRIKRDVTYIGFEPNPFCVYYLQKLILNNKFINTYIIPAAISSNTGLMDLQLYSLRLTDSSASIIKDFRTGSVVNTVNVVSLSSDFIKIDQKISILKIDVEGAEYLVLSEFLEKIIADRPFILIEVLPVYTPENYDRLNRQASLMKLIKRLNYKICRIIKGVKGDFIGIENVEDFGIHSDLNKCDYLLTPSEEDLIFDYYA